In Candidatus Omnitrophota bacterium, the DNA window CTATAGATTGTCTCAAATGTAAAGACCAATCAGATTGTTGTAGGTTTGGAGCCTGGATTGATTTGGAGGAGGCTAAGAAGATATTGTCGCTGGGGATTAAAGGCGACTTTTTCCATTTGGAGATAGATAAAGAGTTTCCTTCCGGATACAAGGTAGGTACTAGTATTGAAGATGAAAAATGCGTCTTTTTGGATCCTGATGGTTTATGCCGGATCCATAAAGTAGATTATGCTGTTAAGCCGATAACTTGTAAGGAATTTCCTTATGAAGGTGACAAAATTGCTCCTATTGCCGATGTGTTGTGTAGCGTGCATAAAGCTAGAGTGAAAAAGTCAAAAGCTCGTAGGAGAAAATAAACATGGATAATAAAGATAACCCGAAATGGTATTTTAAGAATTGGTCGTTGGTTGTATCTTTTCTCTGTGTTGGCCCATTTATGTTGCCTTTGGTTTGGGTAAATCCTCATCTGAGTAAAAAGGCAAAAATAATTATTACTACGGTAATCCTTATTTTAACCTTTCTGTTAGTTGTAGTTTCTCTTAAATCATTAAAAACGATAAACGATTATTATCAATCATTCTCGATTTAAAATATGCAATATACCCAGGGCACAATCGGAAAAGTTTTTGTTTTGAAATTTGAGAATAATGATATCTTGCTGGATGAGTTGAGTGCGTTTATCAAAAAAGAAAATATCAAATCTGCCACAGTAATGTTCATCGGTGCCCTCAGAAATGGCCAGCTGGTTACCGGGCCGAAGAAACCGGTTATCCCACCGGAGCCTAA includes these proteins:
- a CDS encoding YkgJ family cysteine cluster protein; amino-acid sequence: MKKNKRKEVAIDCLKCKDQSDCCRFGAWIDLEEAKKILSLGIKGDFFHLEIDKEFPSGYKVGTSIEDEKCVFLDPDGLCRIHKVDYAVKPITCKEFPYEGDKIAPIADVLCSVHKARVKKSKARRRK